The Shewanella japonica genome has a window encoding:
- the aspS gene encoding aspartate--tRNA ligase has protein sequence MRSHYCGDVNKSHLGQEVTLVGWVNRSRDLGGVIFLDLRDREGIVQVVYDPDLEDVFKVASSLRGEFCVQVKGLVRARPDSQINAQMKTGEIEVLGKDLTIINTSAPLPLSMDNHQNNSEEQRLKYRYLDLRRPEMADRLVFRSKVTSAVRRFLDDSGFLDIETPILTKATPEGARDYLVPSRTYKGQFFALPQSPQLFKQLLMMSGFDRYYQIVKCFRDEDLRADRQPEFTQIDIETSFMSSEQVMAKTEEMVRGLFNDLLNVDLGEFPRMSYAEAMTRYGSDKPDLRNPLELVDVADALKDVEFAVFSGPANDEEGRVAALRIPTGASLSRKQIDNYTKYVGIYGAKGLAWMKINDLSAGMEGIQSPVLKFLNEDIVNEIIARTNAQTGDIILFGADKANVVAEAMGALRLKAGEDFELLEGEWRPLWVVDFPMFEKINGGFHAVHHPFTAPRGVSPEQLEADPAGTVSDAYDMVLNGCELGGGSVRIHNAEMQSAVFRILGISDEEANEKFGFLLEALRYGTPPHAGLAFGLDRIIMLMTGASSIRDVMAFPKTTTAACPLTNAPGFANPQQLVELGVSVIPQEKPAADE, from the coding sequence ATGCGCAGTCATTATTGTGGAGACGTCAATAAGTCTCATCTTGGTCAAGAAGTCACCTTAGTCGGTTGGGTTAACCGTAGCCGTGATTTAGGCGGTGTTATATTTTTAGACCTTCGTGACAGAGAAGGGATTGTTCAGGTTGTATACGATCCTGACTTAGAAGATGTGTTCAAGGTGGCCAGCAGTCTACGCGGTGAATTCTGTGTGCAAGTTAAAGGCTTAGTACGTGCGCGTCCTGATAGCCAAATCAATGCGCAGATGAAAACTGGGGAAATTGAAGTATTAGGTAAAGACCTAACCATTATCAATACTTCAGCGCCATTACCGCTGAGCATGGATAATCACCAAAACAATAGTGAAGAACAACGCTTAAAATATCGCTACCTAGATTTACGCCGCCCAGAAATGGCTGATCGTTTGGTTTTCCGTTCAAAAGTGACTAGCGCTGTTCGTCGCTTTTTAGATGACAGTGGCTTTTTAGATATTGAAACACCAATTTTAACCAAAGCCACACCTGAAGGTGCGCGTGATTATTTAGTACCAAGTCGTACTTATAAAGGTCAGTTCTTTGCTTTGCCTCAGTCTCCACAATTGTTTAAGCAATTGTTAATGATGTCGGGCTTTGATAGATATTACCAAATCGTAAAATGTTTCCGTGATGAAGATTTACGTGCTGATCGTCAGCCTGAATTTACTCAAATTGATATCGAAACGTCATTCATGTCATCTGAGCAAGTGATGGCAAAAACGGAAGAAATGGTTCGCGGTTTATTTAACGATTTACTGAATGTGGATTTGGGTGAATTTCCAAGAATGTCATATGCAGAAGCAATGACACGATATGGTTCAGATAAGCCTGATTTACGTAACCCGCTTGAATTAGTGGACGTCGCTGACGCATTAAAAGACGTTGAATTTGCAGTATTCAGTGGTCCTGCAAATGATGAAGAAGGCCGTGTAGCAGCATTACGTATTCCGACAGGTGCATCATTGTCTCGTAAACAGATTGATAACTACACTAAATATGTCGGCATTTACGGCGCTAAAGGTTTAGCGTGGATGAAAATCAATGATTTAAGTGCTGGGATGGAAGGTATCCAATCGCCTGTGCTTAAATTCTTGAACGAAGACATCGTTAATGAAATTATCGCTCGCACTAATGCACAAACTGGTGACATTATTTTATTTGGTGCAGATAAAGCTAACGTAGTTGCGGAAGCCATGGGCGCATTACGTCTTAAAGCCGGTGAAGACTTTGAGTTGTTAGAAGGTGAATGGCGTCCATTATGGGTTGTCGATTTCCCTATGTTCGAAAAAATAAATGGTGGCTTCCATGCTGTTCACCATCCATTTACCGCACCTCGTGGTGTTTCGCCTGAGCAATTAGAAGCCGATCCAGCTGGTACTGTTTCTGATGCTTATGACATGGTACTTAATGGTTGCGAATTAGGTGGCGGTTCAGTCCGTATCCACAATGCAGAAATGCAAAGTGCAGTATTCCGCATCTTAGGTATTTCAGACGAAGAAGCAAACGAGAAGTTTGGTTTCTTATTAGAAGCGTTACGTTACGGTACACCACCACATGCTGGTTTAGCCTTTGGTTTAGATCGCATTATTATGTTGATGACCGGAGCAAGCTCAATTCGTGATGTGATGGCATTCCCTAAAACAACAACGGCAGCATGCCCACTAAC